The genomic interval GCCGGCGCGGAAGCTGACCCGTTTCGCGCGTGGATCGATTCATGGCAGATGCGCGGGCGCGATGGCATGTCCACGATGAATGTCGCACCGCTTCAGATCAATGCATCAGGCGCAGATTTCAATTATGCCCTGAGGCTCGACGCCGACAAAGCCCTCGTGCTCGAAGGCGACGCCGGCTACAGCCGGAAATCCGAGCGCGGACAGGCGTCCTACTACTACAGCCAGCCGTATTTCACTGCGGAGGGGACCATCACGATTGACGGCAAACCCGTCAACGTCAGCGGACAGGCCTGGATGGATCGCGAATGGAGCAGTCAGCCGCTGGCGTCGGATCAGACCGGATGGGACTGGTTCTCCCTGCACCTTGGGACCAGCGAAAAACTGATGCTGTTTCGCTTGCGGCAAACCGACGCCAAGCCCTCCTTCGCAGGCAACTGGATTGGACCGGATGGGCAATCGGTTGCGCTCTCTCCGCAAGCCATTGAGATGACCCCGATTGCGATGACCGAGGTCGCGGATCGCAAGCTGCCGACGAGCTGGCGCATCGCCGTTCGCGACCGGGGGCTGGCGATAGAAGCCGTCCCGCTGAATGCGCGAAGCTGGATGGGGACGAGCTTTTCCTATTGGGAGGGTCCCGTCAGCTTCACCGGCACCCACCGGGGCGTCGGCTATCTTGAAAT from Nitrobacter sp. NHB1 carries:
- a CDS encoding lipocalin-like domain-containing protein; its protein translation is MSVSANISRRAFATALAVLGLGRKAALAQGFAGLGVNASGFAAVTPGRRFVFPADHGPHPDYRIEWWYLTANLSDAEGHAYGAQWTLFRQAMRPGPQRDGWANQQIWMGHAAVTRADTHRTSETFARGGVGQAGAEADPFRAWIDSWQMRGRDGMSTMNVAPLQINASGADFNYALRLDADKALVLEGDAGYSRKSERGQASYYYSQPYFTAEGTITIDGKPVNVSGQAWMDREWSSQPLASDQTGWDWFSLHLGTSEKLMLFRLRQTDAKPSFAGNWIGPDGQSVALSPQAIEMTPIAMTEVADRKLPTSWRIAVRDRGLAIEAVPLNARSWMGTSFSYWEGPVSFTGTHRGVGYLEMTGY